TGAAAACTTCAGCTTTAATTATGTACGGATGTAAATTATCAATCATTATGATCCTGTTGATCTtctataaaatcaaaatattcaTTGATGGCTGATTCAGGAACACTTTGGATTAAAAGATAAAGAGTTTTTGTTGCAAATAGACATGCAGAGAGATTCTAGAAGTGCCAGTAGTGATCTTGCAGCGCCATTACTTCATTGATAAAGCCTTTATCCTCTTCTGTTTCACAGAATTGATTTTATGCCATAATATTTTCCATTTGCTAGACTAATCAAGAGGGCTCTTGGAACCATGAGGCTTATTTATTATTTCCAGTTCAGTTGGATGGAACCTTACTGGACAATTCCAATGCTATGAAAGCCAAAAAGGAGTTTTTTTCTACATCAGATGTTCTTCAAATATTTTGGCAGGTAAAAAGCAATCAACCCCTACTTCATATCTGAGGTTTTCTCTAATGTTTTCCCTTTCTAGTGTTAAGACATCTTATCAACGAACATTAGAGTTACTGTTATTTGAAAATTGCAAGGCTATACACTAGTTGGATATGATCTTTCAAGTTTCTTTTCTTGTGGAGTTAAGTAGAATGTCTATGGATGTTCTTGCTTTCCTTTTTCATTTGCATCATTGGCATCTCTAGAGGCATTTGTGTTATAATTTTGTACGTTGCAACCTTTATCACCAACAAAAATCTCTTTTGCAGCTTTGTGCTGGACTGAAACATATGCACAATCTTGAGCCTCCATATGCACACAATGATCTTAAACCTGGTAATGTACTTCTAACACATAGAAAAGGACAGCCACCTCTTGCCATATTGATGGATTTTGGGAGTGCTCGACCTGCAAGGAGACAAATCCGATCTCGTTCAGAGGCACTGCAGTTGCAGGTTCACATTTTTGTTCTCCTTTCCATTTTCATATTTCTACTTATATTATACTTGATTATTCTCTTGTGACTCAGCTTACTTCTCAATACATGCATTCCCCAATATAGCTGTATATAGCTTCACTAATGTACATATGTTacataatctttaaaattttatggtttgaaaatatttttactttgtccttaatatcaaatattttaaactttcaaaGATTATTTTAATCCAAGTACTTAATATGGCAACCTTAGCTTAAGCTTTTCAGTAAAGTTTGGTTTGTTATGACAATACATGTGAATGTGATTATGACTGTCTTTTGGCTGCCTATTGTCTAGGATTGGGCATCTGAGCATTGTTCAGCACCCTTTAGAGCTCCTGAATTGTGGGATTGCCCAAGCCATGCAGACATTGATGAGAGAACTGATATTTGGTCATTAGGATGCACGCTATATGCAATAATGTGAGGATCAATCTTCTCTCCTCATTTTTGTTTTCATGTGATAGTCTCTGTcgttttctttcttgtttttcatTTTGTTCCAGCTCATCGATTCTGCATACTCTTACAAACCCATTATCGACAAAAACTAATGGGACTAAGCTAAGTTATAGGATGTTTCAAGCTAGTTGTACCAGAAATCACCACATACAACATGATTTGCATCCTGAATCATTGGCAATTTTGGGATGTTGAAATCAACATTACAAAATGCAAATGATCAGGGGTAGGTTAGCAAAATATCTCAATTATACTTTCTGCATATTTCTGTTATACTGCTATGAATTACGAGATTTGGATATTCTCAGATGGCACTTAGATGGCCTAGGATGAAAAGGGTGAAAGTGATGGAGAAAATTTAGCTTTAAACTGAGCAGAGATGAGGAAAGAAAGATATAGCTGACCCTAACTAGATTGCACTAAGGCCTTGAGTTTAGGTCTATTGACTATTAATTGTAGGTATCTTAGCATTGGACATGCTTCCAAAAAAAAAGCATTGGAAATTAAGCTAATTTATTTTAGGGTATTATCTTTGTAGTagttctctttttttctttttcttttttttttctttttttttttaaattttaatcccTTAGCTTGATTGATTCTAATTGAAACCAATTACTCACATCCTTCAAGCTTGACTCATTCCAATTTTAGGGCCTTCTAAATCTgaatttggtttgatttaaaGTAAGCTCAAACTTGATCATTGATGCTTGGCTCAGCAAATAACTATCAAGCTTGAACTTGGTTTGGAGAAGAACTTAAAAGCTTGATTTCCCTCCCCTCAGTTTCTATCTTTAACCTTCTATTTGAAAtcaagaattttataaaaattcaattcaattaatttcttttctaccaactctcttgtttggaatgaaagaatttaattctttttaatttaaaaaattttcattttaaaaagaaGTTGAAATCTTGCATAATTTTGcaagaatttatttgaattattttcttgCAAAATGAATCATGCCAAACAAAGATAAaagaatgtaaaaaattaaacattttctCATCTTACTAGCATTCCACTTTTATTATAGTTTGTAATTGTGGAATTGGAGTCCCATAAATGGGAAGCTAGAGAGCTAGACCTCTTTGATTTCTAAAGTTTGCTGTCATATTTTACCTATGACTTATTCAACAGGTATGGGGTATCCCCATTTGAGTATGCACTTGGAGAATCTGGAGGAAGCTTACAATTGGCTGTCGTAAATGCACAAATAAAATGGCCTGCTGGCCCTAATCCTTCATATCCAGAAGCTTTACGTCAGTTCGTGACCTGGATGCTTCAGCCGCAGCCTGCAGTTCGTCCTTGCATTAATGATATTATAATTCATGTGGACAAGCTGATCACAAAGTTTTCCCACTGACGTGAAATGGAACAAAAAGGGATCTGCATTGTCAATGCAGCAAGCACTTTCCAAAACTAGCTTGTGCATCAGTGGATTTTGGATGTTCAGAATACTTGAAAATGGCAGCAAAAGCGAATAGAAGTTCCCTGTTAGAAGAGTTTTACAGaggtgaatttttttaaaaaaatttttgaaattttttgatGTTAGTGTATTTGTTGTCGCAGTATGTTCtgtaatttattaaaagatcATCCTGTGGCACCCCAATATTCAATTTCTTAATTGAACCATAATAATTGGCGATCCTCGCCGATTTATGTTTTTTAGGACTTATATAAAAAGttcattttattttgtattttgttcAAGGACTTTCTCTCTCCCTTCACAGCACAAACACTCATTCACCAACAGAAAATGTGAACGGAAGAATCAAATTATTGACAAAATAAAAAGCTAAAGGATTAAGATAGGTGTCCCTAAAAATAAGATTAAGGAGAATTTCCTTCAAATATCAAAATCAATATGAGGgatattaaaaagaattaaaattttctattacaAATAGGaggattattaaaaaaaattaattaaattttttataaatttagatatacataatagaaaaatactgaataattaacaaaaaaagaTTTATTTAGGTGATTGAAATTTTTATCTGACATCCTACATATTATACCTTAGTTTtgtcaaatcaaatcaaaacgtATTTCATAAATtcttatgataataataaatataagaaagttgaaaaattttaaaaaaatatttttaattattgaaactattcggttcaaataattttttatttattttaaaataattaatttaaattatttaataattttatattatctattatatattatttaaaattaccaTAATGGTTTTTGACGTGGCAAAGCTGACAGCTAATTCTGACACCTATTCTCATTAGACTATAGTATGGACAATGCACACTTCCGCTTTCATTGTAACAAAGGATTAAAGAACAAGGAGTGAGCCCCACTGAGCACCTGATCAGCATATGACATCATGTAGCCAGTCAACAAGAAGTATGCAATAATGCCGATACAATAGAATTATTTAAGCCTTTTAAgatagaatatttaaatttatctacggttaattctttcaaattaaaaatttttttatttatttttattattaaaagtgtgaaaatatttttattatttttttaaatatataaattatatttaaattcttaaattttaatataattaataaattaattcttatatttttaaaattatatatttaaattttttcgatCCGtccttatttattataatttaaacaatttgatcctttattttttatttaaaaaaacttaattaacttttatttataatatttcatttaattaattttaatgtttattattttttaattttcatttattaaaatattttaatacttataatttcaaaatttttataaaatatttataacttcAGTTATTTTTAAGTGATGTTAAGTAATTCTTAAgtaagttataaatttttatagagtattttaaaaaaaatatatactttcaAAAAAAGTTTCACTATCcactaaatttaaattaatgtttataataaataaaaaatttataattttaaataaattaaatatagagaaatttaaaaatttaattttaaaaatataagaattaatgtaagatttaggaagccaaaatataatttatacagtataaaatttctattgaaaatgatttaaatatttatgaaaatattttagatatttaaaaagtttatttttttttaatcggtTCACTGATGAAATTATGAAAGAAAGGCCATTCAATTTAGATGGATTGATATATAGAAATTTAAgcgttgaattttaaaaatataataattgatttattaattatattaaaatttaagaattaaaatataatttactattttagGTGAGAATATATATAGCCTCTTATCACCAACTAACTTTTTGATACCCACCATATAAATATGACAATTTATGATTGATTCGCTATCCCATGTAGAATTCCTTTGATGTATTATATAATTTCTCTCCACTCACAGCTCCATCCGGTGAAGCACAGCAACCACAAGATTGTCGGACCACCCTCTTCCTGCCACTTCAAAACGAAAAGAAGCTCCTGGATTCTCTCTCTTTATCACTATGTTCTTTCTCACTCACAGTTATCACTCTATCTTCTTCTACTTCACTACTCCTACTGGCATGAACTCATAGAACACAATTAGATTTCAGCTATGGCTTGTATTTGTTAAGACAACTATGTCGAAGGTGTGTTCAGATGGAGATGGCTATCCTAGCAACTGGGCTCGTAAGTGCGACACATGTCATGCAGAAACCTGCACTCTCTACTGCCATACTCACTCAGCTTACTTCTGTAACAGTTGTGATGCGTACATCCACGAAGCAAATCCCTTAGCTTCGCAGCATGAGCGTGTCTGGATTTGCACTGTTTGTGAAAATGCTCCAGCTGCTTTTACTTGTCAGGCTGATGAAGCAAATCTATGCATCAACTGTGACAATGAAATACACTTGGCCAATCCATTGGCTCGCCGCCATAACAGGGTCCCAGTACTTCCCATCTCTTCTACAGTTAACACGTCCTCAACTACTTGCAAGGAGGAGTTTCGGGAGCCGATGTTGAACAGTACAGAAAATGAAGTCACGGCAAACAAGTTTAGAGAAGAATTATTAGAAGAGGAAGAAACAGATTCTTGGTTGCTACTTGATCTTGATGATAATGATAACCTGACTAACAGTGGATTTACAAATGGTAACGATGGTGATGAGTATTTGGATCTTATTGAATATAATTTGTGTAGTGAGTATCAGTACCAAGACCACAATGATCAGCAGCAACTATCTGGTGTTCATCAAGGAGATAGTGGGAGTGATAGTGTTGTTCCAGTTCAATCTTTTGTAGCAAAGGAACAACAAGAACTTCAGCTACAACAACAGCAGAATATTTTGGTTGAAAGCTGGTATGAATCCTCTAAAGCTGCTTTCTTCAACACTACTGCAACTAGTCAGAATGTAAGATTCTATAACCAGTTCACCACTCTTTCCTGATTTTTTCAAGTGGGTATTCCTTAAAGTTGGTTTATTTTGACAATTATTGGAAACTATGGTAAATTCATGGTGTTTGTTTTAAGAAGTAAAAAACATACATATATCTTGATTAAGGATTATATTTAGCAATTCTTTATTGGCTCCTGCGGACAAGATTTTAACAATTGGATAGTTATGCAGGATATTCTTTTAGATCAATATTCTCCTACTACTAATTGTAATTGTAAATGATAATGTGACATAGAGATGCATGTTTCATGAATAGATAAAGTTGAAAGAGAGCAAAGCTACTTGAGATTCTCTACTAATGCTTGTCTCTCACTTTCCCCTTTATTCTATTCTAAATTTGATTTAGCTATTACTAAAATAAAATCTTCATTGTCATGTAAGAGCTTTCCTGATAGAAGTTTGCTAAGAACAGGTTAAATTCCTAAGGAATCTCTGCAATTATTGCTGAAGTGTTCCAGAAAATTTCAGTAGCTCTCCTTGATTGAGATCATCAGATCCAACTGCGTATATGAACTTACATATCATTTTCAAAGCTTCCCAGAAatttctttttgtaatttttctggTTTAAGATTACAATTGATTCTTATTTTCTGCTGTGATTGAAAACCAGGTCACTGTGCCTTTTACGAATGCTGGATATTTACTGACAACAAGCAGCATCCCAAATTCATATTCTCGATTTCCAAATGGAAGCACTGATCTCCTTCCAAGTCCTTCACTGTTGATGCCACTGCAATTTACACAAACAAATAGAGAAGCAAGAGTCCAAAGATTTAGAGAGAAAAGGAAATCAAGGAAATTTGAGAAGAAAATAAGATATGCCACTAGAAAGGCTAATGCAGAGAATAGACCAAGAGTCAAGGGTCGATTTGTAAGGAAAAAAGATATGGAGTTTGAAGTAAGAGAAGATCATGGCTATGGAATTGTTCCATCATACCAAATAGGATAAGGGATAGAAACTGAGTTATTTGATTTTAGTGCAGTTCTTGCTAATgctgtttttatttttcttcaactTAAGAAGTTGgctaaagtaaaataaaactcattgtTCTCTGAGCATATCAGTATCTATTGAATTGGATATATAGCTTTTGTCTATGAATTTGTGTTCATAGTTTCTTCTTCTACAATGAATTTCCCATTTGTTTGGGACATGTATTTAAtactaaatataaaaatctaaCAATTTTCTATCCTTGAGCTAGCTCGATCCattttatcaatattttatCAGAATTTGTCCCTACTTCAATATTGAGACTACTATAATTTTTGAGTTTAGGCGATAGTATTTGAGCAGCaggtattttagatatttaaaaatgtGGGCAATCCTTTAAGTCCAATCTGTTTTATTAACATTCTTCTGTGCACCCAGAAAGGGAGGAAAAGGGATGAAAAGAAAAGGACTACTCGCTGCAATACAGATTGTGAAGTTTCATTCTGAAGAAGGAATATAATCTCATCCCTGATCTTTAATAAAAGCTTGTTGCACTTTTATACGTTTCTGATGGGAAATCTGCACAAAGTAGAATAAATTTCAATCACTTCTAAAGCAACAAAGATAACATCTCCCAGTGGAAGCTATAGTAGGAAACTCTTGTAAAGCACAGTAGCATCCAAGTGTCTTATTGAAATTGTTAGAGTTATGAATGAGATTTCTACTTTCTGTTTTAACACTTTTTAGCTAGATCACAGTCTGGAACTACTAGTTTGACTCAAGTTTCCATCTCTCTTGATGATTTCTACAAACCATTGAGTTCTATTTTAGTGGtatattaaaatagttaaaaCTGGTGGGAAAATCTCGAGTTTGAATCCAATATCAACCGATAGATGTTTTAGTtgacttttattttgattttcaaaTTACAAATCAATTTTTGAACTTTGACCATTGTAACCGTTGAATCTCGCGTCGATAGAAAACTGTTAAATTCTACGTTGGTTATGAAAAGATAATGTACTTTTTATATGGATCATAGTCTTTGTCTATGGATCATAATCTTTGTCTCTGGAACTAATTTTTGGAGTGAATTAGGTCTGATTCAAATTTAACATAGTATCAGAATTTTTTATCGAGAAATGTGTTGAATTTCACATTGATCTTATCGGTCCAATCATTCTCTTTTTCCATTCTTATCTTTCTCTTATAAAAACGCGTGCCTAGCAGTATGCGTTAGATTTAACAATACTTTTCTTGTAGTTGGCGGATATGATATTTCTATCTGTTGTAAAATTTGCAAAagctatgattttttttttggtagtTTTGGGATAAATGGATCACTTATCTAAATCTATAACATTGATCTTCATATGATGAAGAAGTAATGATTATTCTGAATAGTGAGATTTCTAAAAGATGAATGCACTTTTCACCTTTCTGGTGGGAAAGATATTCACAAAAAAGTAGAACAAAGCTCAACCACAGGGAAAGTAGTGGAAGGAGAGGCTCTCCTGAAGTTAATGGCTTAACGCATTGCATGAATCCAAAACTCCCATATACCTTTCTTATCCAAAGAGAGAATTTAATTACTTTTGGCATACACCTTTGGCTTCTGTAGCCTTCTATAGCTCTTGATTCTTGGGCCtgcctctttctttctttcattctgAGGTATCTATTTCAGCTGTGTCATTGGCTAGCCtcagttttcttttttctccaCTCACAAAAGCTCTCAGTTTCTGGTTCTTGTCCTTACAACTGAAACCACCATTGTTACCATGTGATCAACAGTAGGTGGTTTTCAAGTGGGGCAAATTATATTCTTCACTGAGAATTTGTAACCTCACATCTTTGTGTTTTTGGCTTGGAAGTCTTAACAACTTTTCTTTGGTTATAAGGCAAGAACTTTTCATTTTGTGAGGAGAAACAAGAAGATTGGAAATcaaaaagaacaaaagaagagaTCATGCAAAGCAAAAgggaaagaagagaagagagagacTTCAAGATATAAGCAAGTGTCCCAAATACTATTCCTATGGAGTGGCTGAGGTAGCCAACTTGAATGCTTCAAATTTTTCATGAGATAAgatctccaaaaaaaaaaaaaaaaaaagaatatagtATCTCTATGATATGATGGTGAATTTCCTTTGCACAAGGATTCCCTTTCTTTCTTGACAATATTAAAGGATCAATATGCAATCAAATtttcaaaccaacaaaaaattCAGTCCAAAATCTTAGAAACACATTGGATTTCTCTGAAGCAGAATTTTCATTTGAGAGAATGATTGAATAAATTCTACCTACAATAGAAAATAAACGTGTTTTCAGATTTGTTACTCACAATATTTGAAAAAACCCTTTTCTAATTAAGGAAGGAAAAATGTTCCTGAATAGAATCTTAGTATATATTTGCATTCATTCTGTTcatgtaaataataattttatattatttatttattatttttaattattttattgggtttttgtaaattataatattataggtTTTTTTTATGAATGTGTTTTTTCCAACAACACTTACAACGGTAATAATAAAGgcagatttactatttaattttagatattgcgattattaacaaattaatttttatatttttgaaaatctaTTAGAgtgtttttttttgaaataatatttctgccctctttttcgttaaaaataaataaataagagaaaaaaattttaaaatttaattttatcttcatatgaaactttttatttaatttttaaatattattattattaacaattcaattcttatattttcataaatctaTCTATCTGTTAGACTTGATCATGTAGAGAAAAGCGCTCGTAGGTGCACAACATGGGCATATCACAGCTTATGTCATGGGCTGATCTCTCCTATTCCAATATGTGTGAATGAGATTTTTATTCTAGAAACTTGTATCAGCCTTTTAGCCttctattgaaatttttatcaaCTATAAATACtcattttttcaatttctctTTGTACCCGTTACCTTAGATAGGAAAATAGCAGCCACCATTCCATTTTCTCTCCATCCTTCATTATCCTCCGTCATATTCTTCCAAGTTCTCCAGGAGATAGAAGGAAGACACCTATTGCTCCGTCAGAGAGAACTTTCTTCAAGCTCAGGATTTCGATCACCCATTGAAAGATTTCTTATTTGAGTTCTTCTACTCCTTAGCTTTGTGTCACTAACTAACAGCTTTCTAACCAAAAATAAATACAACCATTAACTTTTACGGATATCGATGATAATCTACTCTTTATTATACTACTTTAGCAACCTGCCGTGTATGTGCAATGTTTACATCAAGGTAAGATAATTTtcgatataattaaaaatatttaaaataattaaatgaataaatatattgaattattattagagaaaaatgaatacaactgaCTAAAATATATGAATAGTGTGTTGTTGAAAAAATAATGCCTGTGTAGATGGTTCATATTAAGAGAGTGAATCCTGTAAATTTTATAATCGTTTGTTATTCGATGGTTGTACAATATAAAAGCTAAAATAGctgaatatgaaaaataaataaataaatacaataaaAGAGTTAATTATAATTGATGTTTTGAAATTCAGAAAGTAGGGTTTTACAGTATCTGTGTAAACTTAGATGGGACGAGAGTGTTTCCCTctttttattccttttctttTGGCTGTTGGTGACATCTAATGGCCTCTCTGCTACAGTGCCACATGTGTGTCACGCAGGTCTGTACGTACGGAAGCATCATGGCCCCTCTCCACACCAGGCAGTCATTTAATTCCCTCCGACGCGCATGCGGGTAGAACTGCGAAATGACTAGGCCTGCAAACTCTCCTCACGTCATATCACTAGGCTGAGTTTCTTTCGCCGGACCTGGGCTCATGGGTGACCCGGCCTGCCTTGCTTATCTTGGTCAGGTCTTAAGGTACTGGGTAGGTCTGTCTAAGGGGTTTCGTGAGTCTTGGGCCAACTCTGTCTTCTTAGGCCTGGCCTTGTCCAGGGTAAAAGAGGCCCGACGGTTATCAATttcccctttacctcctcagcagttattgcatgattgatgagggggtaaatccctagaaTCCATTATGATCGCACGGTCCGAGAACATCTCCCATCAAAACGTCTCTTCTTTGTCTTTACtgttttcaaattcaaaattccAAACCCTCACTGAACTCCTCTTCCTCCTTCAGCTCTCTGTGTGCATCATCTCTCCTGTTTTCCTGCAAAATCATCTCCAAGGTACGTCTCTCGTTCTGCCATGGATAGTCCTAGACTTCCCGACGTCTTGAACCTGGAGTCTAATGTCACTCCTTCCTCTCTTACGATCTTCTTTTCTCGGGAGTATCTGGATACTCCTCTTTTTCGCATTAGGGTCCCATCGCAACGAGATGATTGTTCTTCCCAATCCTCCTCCTTCTGGTCTGATTGACCCCAGAGGGATTTCAACCTAGTCTTCTTTGTGAAACAACGTGAGTTTGGcctaacttttttattttctccattttttgtTGAGGTTTTCTGTTACTTTGGGATTACTCCCCATATGCTCGCACCCAACTCCATCCTCTTTATGTGTTCTTTCGAGTCTATGAGTCTCAGTTGGGGTTTCAACCCTACGGATGTCTTGTTTTCTACCTTCTTCCATCTAGTCCGGACTAGCCagggtttttattattttgccccTCGAAGGGGGTTGTCTATCTTTTCGAGGCATAAGGACTCTATCAAGAGTTGGGCCGAGGGGCTTGTCGGTGTAGAACTGAAGGGAGGCCCTAGGGTGTCATGGCAGGTCGACCTCCCTTGGAGGGATGTGCCCCCGGGCTGCAATGACCTTCCTCAATTGACCCTCTCTAAGCAGATCGGCCTTCTCAGACTGACTTTTGTTAAGCAGAAGTATGATGTTGAGAAGTTTATATTTGTGTCCAGTCTTTAGGACTGCCGAGAAGCTGgtacttatttgttgatgtccTACCTTTTCCCTGTTTTTGCCTTTTTATTGAGTATGCTTCTAACTtgtttgattatttttattttttgcaacTTCCGACCTCCCAATGGATAAGATTAAGTCACTGAGGAATTTTGTCCTATCTTGGGAGAGTATGAGGGCCACTCTTGACGCTTTCCGAGCTAGCATGTCCTTGGCTGACACGACTCGGAAGGTCGCCCATGTTATCTCCCCTCGGGCAACTGGCCGGATCGTCCCTCCTGCCCTAGTTTCTTCTCGCCCTGGTTCCGGTCTCCCaaggctgtaacgacccgaaaatcggaccgctaccggcgctagaatccgggtcgacttaaggccgccgggacccgtagcaagccaaacatacatcttgtgaacctgcttaatcccatacatgatcaacaacatatataaaaattaaaacttttctttcattcattttctcatacaccaaactcaacctgcacatgcactgaacatagccataatcataaacttaacccctctgtgggatctcatcaatgcccccaatgggtggcataacatgtgttgagttggctaaatatagtcatcaataaacattaagatcatgtatcaaaagggattacaatatccatagggtcaagcacaacttctaaacctcaatctcataatcaacatatacatgacataactattcataacttttacatcatcttacaatttatcatgtccactttctaactattacaattacaagactttactcttcttgacttctttgtctagcccgtacctgcaatcctgggggattaatgaaaaggggtgagctactagagcccagtgagcagaataataaagcatttgaaacatatgataacatgaaatgcatcacatcacagctaatcacatcaaggatgaattctgtcaccaatagtcctctacatgttccaactgtgccaggggcgtagaatgggcctcactggtctttctcttacataatcataacataacatgacataacattccataatgccaggggcgtagaatgggcctcactggtctttcgtaccgtatcatcatcatatcataacatacgaggactaaaggatcattcaacattcatccacatcatcaacatattatgcaatgcaacatattcgtgatttctaatgcaaacaacctaaaatatctcatggcatccatgatgcgtgaatcatgctaaaacgggtttattatttaaaagcataaaagttattctactcacttctagctgaagctctactgactcagaagcagctgaactcattgctggggtcctcggttcctcgggtccgaacctacacaggtggactcaaatgagggaccaaccaaacaagaacataactctaaactactccccaaaaaccccctgaaacatcatgaaacaatcatgcaaaacatgtaaaagaaggctggacagggcactttcggcggcaggtttggcggccgaaagtccctcaagagccgaaagtcaggcaggttcggcggcaccttcggcggccgaaactcccagacagaggcgaaactcatgcatgttcggcggcactttcggcggccgaaactcccagacagaggcgaaagtcctcttttgggggcaagcttcggcagccgaatgctgcctccacaagagggttcggcggccgaaagttccttcggcggccgaaagttccttcggctgccgaacctggtttctcccagaatggcagaaactcagctcttctatgcatatttgcctccaaaacttcccacatgtatataactcattcaaatcatgcaaatatacatacattggctcctaggggcttcaaactaacttaaaccccaactacaacacacaacaacaacacattgctcataaacacaacataaactcaataacctaactatgagctaaacatgcattctaccccatagatcttgcataaaacttactttaaacatgaaatgagcttaagatcg
The Manihot esculenta cultivar AM560-2 chromosome 1, M.esculenta_v8, whole genome shotgun sequence genome window above contains:
- the LOC110622624 gene encoding zinc finger protein CONSTANS-LIKE 1, giving the protein MSKVCSDGDGYPSNWARKCDTCHAETCTLYCHTHSAYFCNSCDAYIHEANPLASQHERVWICTVCENAPAAFTCQADEANLCINCDNEIHLANPLARRHNRVPVLPISSTVNTSSTTCKEEFREPMLNSTENEVTANKFREELLEEEETDSWLLLDLDDNDNLTNSGFTNGNDGDEYLDLIEYNLCSEYQYQDHNDQQQLSGVHQGDSGSDSVVPVQSFVAKEQQELQLQQQQNILVESWYESSKAAFFNTTATSQNVTVPFTNAGYLLTTSSIPNSYSRFPNGSTDLLPSPSLLMPLQFTQTNREARVQRFREKRKSRKFEKKIRYATRKANAENRPRVKGRFVRKKDMEFEVREDHGYGIVPSYQIG
- the LOC110618891 gene encoding serine/threonine-protein kinase 16, translated to MGCTFSGLNALYDAVNGGADVWINENRFRIVRQLGEGGFAYVYLVKEVVNDSSASTSGGGGGLAKKVKETSHLSDDGTYAMKKVLIQNKEQLELVREEIRVSSLFCHPNLLPLLDHAIIAVKTNQEGSWNHEAYLLFPVQLDGTLLDNSNAMKAKKEFFSTSDVLQIFWQLCAGLKHMHNLEPPYAHNDLKPGNVLLTHRKGQPPLAILMDFGSARPARRQIRSRSEALQLQDWASEHCSAPFRAPELWDCPSHADIDERTDIWSLGCTLYAIMYGVSPFEYALGESGGSLQLAVVNAQIKWPAGPNPSYPEALRQFVTWMLQPQPAVRPCINDIIIHVDKLITKFSH